One region of Duncaniella freteri genomic DNA includes:
- the pnp gene encoding polyribonucleotide nucleotidyltransferase, which produces MNPIKKTIALPDGRTITLETGKLAKQADGAVELRMGNTMLLATVCSAKEAGEGVDFMPLTVEYKEKFSSNGRFPGGFTKREGRAGDYEILTSRLVDRALRPLFPDNYHADTIVQVTMYSADGQDMPDALAGLAASAAMAVSDIPFNGPISEVRVARVDGEFVINPTFEQCDRADIELMVGATYENIMMVEGEMNEVSETELLDALRVAHEAIKVQCKAQMELAEEAGATVKREYCHEVNDEDLRNDVREKCYDKAYAIAKAGCADKHWRQESFDAICDEYIESLPEEEREEKAPLVKRYYHDVEKEAMRRCVLDEGIRLDGRKTNEIRPIWCETDYIPGPHGSAVFTRGETQSLATVTLGTKLDEKILDDVLNQGRERFLLHYNFPPFSTGEARAPRGVGRREVGHGNLAHRALKRMFPDNFPYVCRIVSDILESNGSSSMATVCAGTLSLLDAGVQMKRPVSGIAMGLISDGEKYAVLSDILGDEDHLGDMDFKVTGTRKGITATQMDIKVDGLSYEILEKALNQAKEGRLHILDKIEETIPAPREDYKPHVPRIVTMLIPKELIGAVIGPGGKVIQGIQEASGATVSIDEIPEGGYIEVAAANKPSIDKALEMINAIVELPEEGKVYSGKVRSILEFGAFVEFMPNRDGLLHISEISWDRLENMEASGLKEGDEVQVKLIEIDKKTGKYRLSMRALQPKPEGYVERERAPRGDRGPRREGGDRRPRREGDRGPRREGGDRPRRENRE; this is translated from the coding sequence ATGAATCCAATCAAAAAAACCATCGCGCTTCCCGATGGCCGCACTATTACCCTTGAGACGGGTAAGCTCGCCAAGCAAGCCGATGGAGCGGTAGAACTCCGCATGGGCAACACCATGCTTCTCGCTACTGTCTGCTCAGCCAAAGAGGCTGGCGAAGGGGTCGACTTCATGCCCCTGACCGTCGAGTATAAAGAAAAATTCTCGTCCAACGGACGTTTCCCCGGCGGCTTCACCAAGCGTGAAGGCCGTGCCGGCGACTACGAAATCCTGACTTCCCGTCTTGTTGACCGTGCTCTCCGCCCCCTTTTCCCTGACAACTACCACGCCGACACCATCGTGCAGGTCACTATGTACTCTGCAGATGGTCAGGATATGCCCGATGCTCTTGCCGGACTTGCAGCATCTGCCGCCATGGCGGTAAGCGATATCCCCTTCAACGGACCTATCTCGGAAGTGCGTGTAGCACGCGTTGACGGAGAATTCGTGATCAATCCCACATTCGAACAGTGTGACCGTGCCGATATCGAACTTATGGTAGGTGCCACTTACGAGAACATCATGATGGTGGAGGGTGAGATGAACGAAGTGAGCGAGACTGAACTCCTTGACGCTCTCCGTGTGGCTCACGAAGCTATCAAGGTTCAGTGCAAGGCTCAGATGGAACTCGCCGAAGAGGCAGGTGCCACCGTGAAACGCGAATACTGCCACGAGGTCAATGACGAGGATCTCCGCAATGATGTCCGCGAAAAATGCTATGACAAGGCTTACGCAATCGCAAAGGCAGGATGCGCCGACAAGCACTGGCGTCAGGAAAGCTTCGACGCAATATGCGACGAATACATCGAATCACTCCCCGAAGAGGAGCGCGAAGAGAAAGCTCCCCTCGTGAAGCGTTACTACCATGATGTCGAGAAAGAGGCTATGCGCCGTTGCGTTCTCGATGAAGGAATCCGTCTCGACGGCCGTAAGACCAACGAGATTCGCCCCATCTGGTGCGAGACCGACTATATCCCCGGACCTCACGGATCAGCCGTATTCACACGCGGCGAGACACAGTCGCTCGCTACTGTAACCCTCGGCACCAAGCTCGACGAAAAGATTCTCGATGATGTGCTCAACCAGGGCCGCGAGCGTTTCCTCCTCCACTACAACTTCCCCCCCTTCTCCACCGGTGAAGCTCGTGCTCCACGTGGCGTAGGACGTCGTGAGGTAGGCCACGGCAATCTCGCTCACCGCGCGTTAAAGCGTATGTTCCCCGACAATTTCCCTTATGTGTGCCGTATTGTGAGCGACATCCTTGAGAGCAACGGTTCGTCATCAATGGCGACCGTATGCGCCGGTACCCTCTCGCTCCTTGACGCAGGTGTGCAGATGAAGCGTCCTGTAAGCGGTATCGCAATGGGTCTAATATCCGACGGCGAGAAGTATGCAGTGCTCTCTGACATCCTTGGCGACGAGGACCACCTCGGCGACATGGACTTCAAGGTGACAGGTACACGCAAAGGTATCACAGCCACCCAGATGGATATCAAGGTGGACGGTCTGAGCTACGAAATTCTTGAGAAGGCTCTCAACCAGGCCAAGGAAGGACGCCTCCACATACTCGACAAGATCGAGGAGACAATCCCCGCTCCCCGCGAGGACTACAAGCCTCATGTGCCTCGCATTGTCACTATGCTCATACCCAAGGAGCTTATCGGTGCTGTGATAGGCCCGGGCGGAAAGGTGATCCAGGGCATTCAGGAAGCCAGCGGCGCAACCGTAAGCATCGACGAGATCCCCGAAGGCGGCTACATCGAAGTAGCTGCGGCCAACAAGCCTTCAATCGACAAGGCTCTTGAGATGATCAATGCTATAGTAGAGCTTCCCGAAGAGGGCAAGGTCTACTCAGGCAAGGTACGCTCAATCCTCGAATTCGGCGCGTTCGTAGAATTCATGCCTAACCGTGACGGACTCCTGCACATATCGGAAATATCCTGGGACCGTCTTGAGAACATGGAAGCATCCGGGCTCAAAGAGGGTGACGAGGTACAGGTCAAACTCATCGAGATCGACAAAAAGACCGGTAAATACCGCCTGTCGATGCGTGCCCTCCAGCCCAAACCGGAAGGTTACGTAGAGCGCGAGCGTGCACCACGAGGTGACCGCGGACCTCGCCGTGAAGGTGGCGACCGCCGTCCTCGTCGTGAAGGCGACCGCGGACCCCGCCGCGAAGGTGGCGACCGTCCCCGCCGTGAGAACCGCGAATAA
- a CDS encoding alpha-amylase family protein: MDRKPIIYQMFPRLFTNTTEKCVPNGTIAQNGVGKMNEITDKVLAGIKELGVTAVWYTGIIEHATKTDYTDKGIVPADNPHVVKGEAGSPYAIKDYYDVDPDLAVDVDNRMGEFEELVARTHDAGLEVIIDFVPNHTARCYHSDAAPAGIEDFGAHDDADMFFSPNNNYYYITRQLFAPSIDLGSGKKAYVEFPAKATGDDCFSAFPGVNNWYETVKLNYGRDPYNGTGHYNPIPDTWFKMLHILRFWASKGIDAFRCDMVFMVPLEFWQWAIPNVKDKYPHVKFIAEIYDVAMYRDFIFTGGFDYLYDKVNLYDTLRGIQCSNFSAATITNCWQSIEGIQPHMLNFLENHDEQRFGSKFYAGDPAKVVPSLVVSSMISTGPMMIYAGQELGEQATDAEGFSGYDGRTTIFDYWSVGTLRRWYNNGNPDGSLLTPRERWLRAKYSTILKLCNSEKAISQGRFYDLMYVNYHNPTLNPHRQYVFMRSHDGVTLLIAVNFSSDSCDLAVNIPLHALEMLNIPEGEILSRELLSGETDLKTLSSSEPFTAMIPPYDAVVWKIVHRNVK, encoded by the coding sequence ATGGACCGAAAACCGATCATATATCAGATGTTCCCACGTCTGTTTACCAATACTACTGAAAAATGTGTCCCTAACGGAACAATAGCTCAGAATGGGGTGGGGAAGATGAACGAAATCACCGACAAGGTGCTTGCCGGTATCAAGGAACTGGGGGTCACAGCTGTATGGTATACAGGTATCATAGAGCATGCAACCAAGACCGACTACACCGACAAGGGCATTGTCCCTGCCGATAATCCTCATGTTGTGAAAGGAGAGGCAGGTTCTCCATATGCTATAAAGGATTATTATGACGTTGACCCGGATCTGGCTGTGGATGTCGATAACCGTATGGGTGAATTCGAGGAGCTTGTTGCTCGCACTCATGACGCCGGTCTTGAAGTGATAATCGATTTTGTACCTAACCACACTGCCCGCTGCTACCATTCGGATGCCGCGCCTGCCGGTATAGAGGATTTCGGAGCGCATGACGATGCCGACATGTTCTTCTCTCCCAATAATAACTATTACTATATCACCCGCCAGCTGTTTGCCCCCTCTATAGATCTCGGTTCGGGAAAGAAAGCTTATGTGGAGTTTCCTGCCAAGGCGACCGGCGACGATTGCTTTTCGGCATTTCCGGGAGTCAACAACTGGTATGAGACGGTAAAACTCAATTACGGTCGTGATCCGTATAATGGCACCGGACATTACAACCCTATTCCCGACACCTGGTTCAAGATGCTCCATATCCTGCGTTTCTGGGCGTCGAAAGGTATTGATGCATTCCGTTGCGACATGGTGTTCATGGTGCCTCTCGAATTCTGGCAGTGGGCGATACCCAATGTCAAGGACAAATATCCCCATGTGAAATTTATTGCTGAGATATATGATGTGGCGATGTACCGTGATTTCATATTCACAGGCGGTTTCGACTATCTCTACGACAAAGTGAATCTGTATGATACCCTCCGTGGCATACAGTGCTCCAACTTCTCTGCCGCCACAATCACCAATTGCTGGCAGTCAATAGAGGGGATACAGCCTCACATGCTTAATTTCCTTGAGAACCATGACGAACAGAGGTTCGGGTCGAAGTTCTATGCCGGTGACCCTGCCAAGGTGGTACCGTCGCTTGTGGTAAGTTCAATGATATCTACCGGTCCGATGATGATATATGCCGGGCAGGAGCTCGGCGAGCAGGCCACTGATGCCGAGGGATTCAGCGGTTATGACGGACGCACCACCATATTTGACTACTGGAGTGTAGGGACTCTGCGCAGATGGTATAATAATGGTAACCCTGACGGCTCTCTTCTCACTCCGCGAGAGCGTTGGCTGAGGGCTAAATATTCCACCATACTGAAACTGTGCAACAGTGAGAAGGCAATATCACAGGGGCGTTTCTATGACCTCATGTATGTGAATTACCATAATCCTACACTCAATCCTCACCGGCAGTATGTGTTCATGCGTAGCCATGATGGAGTCACTCTGCTGATAGCAGTCAATTTCTCGTCCGATTCGTGTGACCTTGCTGTGAATATTCCTCTTCATGCTCTTGAGATGCTGAATATCCCGGAAGGGGAGATTCTTTCGCGTGAATTGCTTTCCGGAGAGACGGATCTTAAGACTCTCTCATCCTCCGAACCGTTCACTGCAATGATACCTCCGTATGACGCTGTTGTTTGGAAGATAGTCCACAGGAATGTGAAGTAA
- a CDS encoding patatin-like phospholipase family protein encodes MLDMLRFSRKPYKLGLVLSGGGARGFAHAGALQALEEMGVKPDVIGGVSAGAVVTVMYASGMKPQEILKAFSDAKFGDFAELALPRDGFFSMDGFKKFLRKQIPYSDLSDLPLPAVVCATDLIGSKAVAFWEGSIDECVSASCSIPIVFKPVKIGGVMYVDGGVVANLPAWALRDKCKYLIGVNCSPMPRRSQPKSILDVAQLTYDLLVKNNSTEQMQMCDLAISINDIAKYKVFNLKEINRVFRSGYDSTMLALLNAGFVRPSDVKKT; translated from the coding sequence ATGCTTGACATGCTTCGTTTTTCGCGTAAGCCATATAAGTTGGGTCTCGTCCTTAGCGGAGGAGGCGCGAGAGGTTTCGCGCATGCCGGAGCCCTCCAGGCTCTGGAGGAGATGGGTGTGAAGCCTGATGTGATAGGTGGCGTGAGCGCAGGTGCGGTAGTTACCGTGATGTATGCGTCAGGAATGAAGCCCCAGGAGATTCTCAAGGCATTCAGTGATGCGAAGTTCGGTGACTTTGCCGAGCTGGCATTGCCTCGCGACGGTTTCTTTTCGATGGATGGGTTCAAGAAGTTTCTGCGCAAGCAGATACCTTACTCTGACCTTTCCGACCTTCCTCTTCCTGCGGTGGTGTGTGCCACAGATCTGATAGGGAGTAAGGCGGTTGCATTCTGGGAGGGTAGCATCGACGAGTGTGTCTCGGCATCGTGCAGCATACCTATTGTGTTCAAGCCTGTCAAGATAGGTGGTGTGATGTATGTCGACGGCGGAGTTGTTGCCAACCTGCCCGCATGGGCTCTCAGGGACAAGTGCAAGTATCTCATCGGGGTCAATTGCTCACCTATGCCTCGGCGTTCTCAGCCTAAGTCGATACTCGATGTGGCTCAGCTCACCTATGACCTGCTTGTGAAGAACAATTCCACAGAGCAGATGCAGATGTGTGACCTTGCCATAAGCATCAATGATATTGCAAAATATAAGGTATTTAACCTCAAGGAGATAAACAGGGTGTTCCGTTCAGGATACGACAGTACGATGCTGGCGTTGCTTAATGCAGGTTTCGTGCGTCCGTCGGATGTTAAAAAGACGTGA
- a CDS encoding glycoside hydrolase family 105 protein: MKKFNAILVGIVLMATVGTTLASEAPAKNQNERPKHYSEWLARSEMKRFPTSCMLDFSKRPNWGYVVGIELESMLDTYLRYGGDDILAYCKQYTDTMIATDGKIRGYRLLDYNLDNTRTVHFVTRMYREFPEPKNLRAINTIMKQFNDQPRTNEGVYWHKAIYAYQVWLDGIFMGLPGRLLAASTIYSPDLAVPIYDDAVEQVKATYDRTYDPNTGLNRHAWDESREMFWSDNVTGLSQHCWGRAQGWYTMALVEILDALPEDYARRGEVIDLLTRTFDNVIKWQDPATGVWYQVMDSPGREGNYLESTCSSMFAYALLKAARKGWVKDPKYLDAGMKAYKGIVKNFLREEPDGTLSLTNCCSVAGLGPGISDAVLKAAPNVKENKRRDGSYAYYLSEPIRDNDGKGVGPFIWASLEMEGMGLDIAGLKSNM, encoded by the coding sequence ATGAAAAAATTTAATGCAATACTTGTAGGGATTGTGCTCATGGCGACTGTGGGGACAACATTGGCGTCAGAAGCTCCGGCAAAGAACCAAAATGAACGTCCGAAACATTACTCAGAGTGGTTGGCACGCTCGGAGATGAAACGTTTCCCGACAAGCTGTATGCTCGATTTTTCCAAGCGTCCCAACTGGGGATATGTGGTAGGCATCGAACTAGAGTCAATGCTTGACACATATTTGCGTTACGGCGGTGACGATATCCTTGCATATTGCAAGCAGTATACAGATACCATGATTGCTACTGACGGAAAGATACGAGGTTACCGTCTGCTTGACTATAATCTTGATAATACGCGTACAGTGCATTTTGTAACCCGCATGTACAGAGAGTTCCCCGAACCTAAGAATCTTAGGGCTATCAACACCATAATGAAGCAGTTCAATGACCAGCCACGCACTAACGAGGGGGTGTACTGGCACAAGGCGATATATGCCTATCAAGTGTGGCTCGACGGTATTTTTATGGGTCTCCCGGGCAGACTGCTGGCGGCTTCTACCATATATTCGCCCGATCTTGCCGTGCCTATATATGACGATGCCGTTGAGCAGGTCAAGGCAACCTACGACCGCACCTATGATCCGAATACCGGGCTTAACCGTCATGCATGGGATGAGAGCCGCGAGATGTTCTGGAGCGACAATGTGACCGGACTGTCGCAGCATTGCTGGGGACGTGCACAGGGATGGTACACTATGGCACTGGTGGAGATACTGGATGCTCTTCCCGAGGACTATGCCCGCCGTGGCGAGGTGATCGATCTCCTGACCCGCACATTCGATAATGTCATAAAATGGCAGGATCCAGCTACCGGAGTGTGGTATCAGGTCATGGATTCACCCGGACGTGAGGGCAATTACCTTGAATCCACCTGCTCGTCGATGTTTGCATATGCGCTTCTTAAGGCTGCTCGCAAAGGTTGGGTGAAAGATCCTAAATATCTTGATGCCGGCATGAAGGCTTACAAGGGTATTGTAAAGAATTTTCTTCGCGAGGAGCCTGACGGGACGCTATCGCTCACAAACTGCTGTTCGGTAGCCGGTCTTGGTCCGGGCATAAGCGATGCTGTGCTTAAGGCTGCGCCTAACGTAAAGGAGAACAAGCGTCGTGACGGATCATATGCTTATTATCTCAGTGAGCCTATACGTGACAATGACGGAAAGGGTGTAGGCCCTTTCATATGGGCGTCTCTTGAGATGGAAGGGATGGGGCTTGATATTGCCGGACTGAAATCAAATATGTAA
- a CDS encoding TlpA disulfide reductase family protein has protein sequence MKKLSVLAVAFLAGSIAATAAYNVTGKIENNGGTRIYLVTRTGTNTVDTIATSLTPDGSFVFKGDLGVAPMAAEILSEGSRMRVPVMLEDGREYDVKADVRSPQAWTVSGGGDLQRIRNEFHDIELEHSMRCDSVENYYRSNYDLNDYFWRLQLKGALNDEVGMFDARRDEFVSANDNLVSASVLVSDIRRLVNEKTVHKKYAMLGANARNTVAGKILEAEAERMMRIVVGGTAPDFTMPTPSGENLSLYGVKAKVKILDFWASWCGPCRAENPTLRKLYAEYAPKGLEIISVSLDTDKDAWIKAIKDDGMTWKHVSELGEGNTPKSVYNIFAIPHMFILDENNRIISDGLRGERLIEFIAGQFKD, from the coding sequence ATGAAAAAGTTAAGTGTATTGGCGGTTGCTTTCCTGGCTGGGAGCATAGCCGCGACAGCCGCCTATAATGTGACTGGAAAAATTGAAAACAATGGAGGTACCCGCATATATCTAGTCACTCGGACCGGCACCAATACTGTCGACACAATAGCAACATCGCTAACACCCGACGGAAGTTTTGTTTTCAAAGGTGATTTGGGTGTTGCTCCGATGGCTGCCGAAATCTTATCGGAAGGTTCTCGTATGCGAGTGCCTGTGATGCTTGAGGATGGAAGGGAATATGACGTTAAAGCCGATGTACGCTCGCCTCAGGCATGGACTGTGAGCGGAGGAGGTGACTTGCAGCGTATCCGCAATGAATTCCATGATATCGAGCTTGAGCATTCCATGAGGTGCGACTCGGTGGAGAACTATTATCGGTCCAACTATGATCTCAATGATTATTTCTGGCGATTGCAGCTCAAAGGGGCTCTTAATGATGAGGTGGGCATGTTTGATGCAAGGCGTGACGAATTTGTTTCCGCAAATGACAATCTTGTCAGTGCTTCGGTGCTCGTTTCGGATATACGCAGACTTGTAAATGAAAAGACGGTCCATAAGAAATATGCAATGCTTGGAGCCAATGCCCGCAATACCGTAGCCGGAAAGATTCTGGAGGCTGAGGCGGAGAGGATGATGCGTATCGTTGTCGGTGGCACTGCGCCTGATTTCACAATGCCTACTCCCTCGGGGGAGAATCTTTCGCTCTACGGAGTGAAAGCTAAAGTGAAGATACTTGATTTCTGGGCTTCATGGTGCGGACCTTGTCGCGCTGAGAATCCTACCTTGCGGAAGCTATATGCTGAATATGCTCCCAAAGGGCTTGAGATAATAAGTGTTTCGCTCGATACCGACAAGGATGCTTGGATAAAGGCTATCAAAGATGATGGGATGACGTGGAAGCATGTCTCGGAACTTGGCGAAGGGAATACTCCTAAATCAGTATATAACATCTTCGCTATACCCCATATGTTCATCCTTGATGAGAACAACCGCATCATATCGGACGGACTTCGGGGTGAAAGGCTTATAGAGTTCATTGCCGGTCAGTTCAAGGACTGA
- a CDS encoding PKD-like family lipoprotein, with amino-acid sequence MKKFLYIPVIVAAGLWSAGCADDIGNYDYTEINEVSVAVDDRSPEEGKTYNVVAFIDNIDFDPQIKSSLGINDESAYEYEWRVMPLGAGWEEIDTEDITVCTTRRINQPVTLSPGKYSAFFNVRDKATGVVWTTRFFLMVRSVTNEGWLVLSNVNDKCRLDIVYNRSETEDLLAHDIFQDVEMDLGKPERLIFNYDLRDQATLLVTDKNTYNLDQVDLHVGEENSLVWRFGVSPETVRVKASAISKYAGRNLWAIIDENDDIYTIARSVDGAFFEFPLTRLNGKIPFKPAPFIGVNHYNYNDGCNPVIMYDADHRQFIQIHNNSVYPSVMDFEGRHLFDNPTGRDMVHMESSKSGPVHSVLRDPSTGETYFYSIHLRGEYIEPENWWEEGDYISYNEQAAYGKVIGPDVDNATMFAFHHQWDYLFYAVGDKVYQFNLAAPDEPAIPVLSFPGETVKVLRFNPFVGWEAYADWERARGYQLIVGTDVQGAPADNCGKVRFYEVPNLMQPLKKLKEYDGFGSIVEVVYKERAKS; translated from the coding sequence ATGAAAAAGTTTCTATATATACCGGTTATAGTTGCCGCCGGATTATGGTCGGCAGGATGTGCCGACGACATAGGTAATTATGACTACACCGAAATCAATGAGGTGTCGGTAGCCGTGGACGACAGAAGCCCTGAGGAAGGCAAGACCTATAATGTTGTCGCGTTCATTGACAATATCGACTTTGATCCTCAGATAAAGTCGTCGTTAGGCATAAATGATGAGTCAGCCTATGAGTACGAGTGGCGTGTGATGCCTCTCGGTGCAGGATGGGAGGAAATCGATACTGAGGACATCACCGTGTGCACCACCCGACGTATCAATCAGCCGGTCACACTCTCTCCGGGTAAGTATTCGGCATTCTTCAATGTCAGGGATAAGGCGACAGGTGTGGTGTGGACCACCCGCTTCTTTCTGATGGTGCGTTCTGTCACCAACGAAGGATGGCTCGTTCTCAGCAATGTAAACGACAAGTGTCGTCTTGATATCGTGTATAACCGCAGCGAGACCGAGGACCTCCTGGCTCATGACATATTCCAAGATGTGGAGATGGATCTCGGAAAGCCGGAAAGACTCATTTTCAATTATGATCTCAGGGACCAGGCTACTCTGCTTGTCACCGATAAGAACACTTACAATCTTGACCAGGTGGATCTGCATGTAGGCGAGGAGAACAGTCTGGTGTGGCGTTTCGGCGTATCGCCTGAGACGGTGCGTGTTAAGGCTTCCGCGATATCGAAGTATGCCGGACGTAACCTTTGGGCTATAATTGATGAGAATGACGATATCTACACTATTGCACGAAGTGTGGATGGGGCATTTTTCGAATTCCCCCTGACTCGTCTCAACGGAAAGATTCCTTTCAAGCCGGCACCCTTTATCGGTGTCAACCATTACAACTACAACGATGGGTGCAATCCTGTGATAATGTATGATGCCGACCACCGTCAGTTCATACAGATCCACAATAACTCGGTATATCCGTCGGTGATGGATTTTGAAGGCAGGCATCTTTTTGACAATCCTACCGGACGTGACATGGTGCATATGGAATCATCGAAGTCAGGACCTGTTCACTCCGTGCTGCGTGACCCCTCAACAGGTGAGACATATTTTTATTCGATCCATCTGCGTGGCGAGTACATTGAGCCTGAAAATTGGTGGGAAGAGGGTGATTACATAAGCTATAATGAACAGGCTGCCTACGGTAAGGTTATCGGTCCGGATGTGGATAATGCTACTATGTTTGCTTTCCACCATCAGTGGGACTATCTTTTCTATGCTGTTGGCGACAAGGTGTATCAGTTCAATCTTGCTGCTCCCGATGAACCGGCAATCCCTGTCCTGTCATTCCCGGGAGAGACTGTCAAGGTGCTAAGATTCAATCCGTTTGTTGGCTGGGAGGCATATGCCGACTGGGAGCGGGCACGCGGATATCAGTTGATTGTCGGTACCGATGTGCAAGGGGCTCCTGCTGATAACTGTGGAAAGGTTCGCTTCTATGAGGTGCCGAATCTTATGCAGCCTCTTAAGAAACTGAAAGAGTATGACGGTTTCGGCAGTATTGTCGAGGTCGTGTATAAAGAACGTGCAAAATCATAA
- a CDS encoding DUF4843 domain-containing protein has product MKNIIIALGLVISASALVGCEESLDTYAGENGIYFDTRYEESEMQNDTIDVHWGLKKSDVTSQKLTLIVKLFGNTSPVDRRFSIRVETDPGDEKAAEQGVDYVMPPLEYVMEAGKAETPIEIEVLRRPDLKDNARRFRINLVESDELKFHFTRAVGFVNADGTTETRPIDLQRVIRIDESFPMPVWWDHRGEPYFGTWSQTKASLICDVMEIDREDWIAKATLTAGYLKFCGAFMKRWLDEQNALNPDNPILDEDGEPMKMGIESDR; this is encoded by the coding sequence ATGAAAAATATAATTATAGCCCTTGGACTTGTGATTTCGGCATCGGCTCTCGTCGGTTGTGAGGAGTCGCTCGATACTTATGCAGGAGAGAACGGCATATATTTCGATACCAGATATGAAGAGTCTGAAATGCAGAACGATACCATCGATGTGCATTGGGGACTTAAAAAATCAGATGTCACGAGCCAAAAGCTCACATTGATAGTGAAATTGTTTGGGAATACATCACCTGTCGACCGCCGATTCAGCATACGTGTCGAGACTGATCCGGGAGATGAAAAAGCTGCCGAGCAGGGGGTGGACTATGTGATGCCGCCTCTTGAATATGTCATGGAGGCTGGAAAGGCGGAGACTCCCATTGAGATAGAAGTGTTGCGCCGACCTGACTTAAAAGACAATGCAAGGCGTTTCAGGATCAACCTTGTGGAAAGTGATGAACTGAAGTTCCATTTCACCAGGGCTGTGGGCTTTGTAAATGCGGACGGAACTACAGAGACAAGACCTATAGATCTGCAACGAGTGATCCGTATCGACGAGTCATTCCCCATGCCTGTATGGTGGGACCACCGTGGAGAGCCTTATTTCGGCACATGGTCTCAGACAAAGGCTTCGCTAATATGCGATGTGATGGAAATAGACCGTGAGGACTGGATAGCAAAAGCTACTCTCACTGCCGGATATCTGAAATTCTGTGGAGCTTTCATGAAAAGATGGCTTGACGAGCAGAATGCACTGAATCCTGACAATCCGATACTTGACGAAGATGGTGAACCTATGAAAATGGGTATTGAGTCCGACAGATAA